The Macaca thibetana thibetana isolate TM-01 chromosome 11, ASM2454274v1, whole genome shotgun sequence genome window below encodes:
- the LOC126930814 gene encoding 60S acidic ribosomal protein P0-like translates to MPREDRATWKSNYFLKIIQLLDDYPKCFIVGADNVGSKQMQQIRMSLRGKAVVLMGKNTMMRKAIRGHLENNPALEKLLPHIRGNVGFVFTKEDLTEIRDMLLANKVPAAARAGAIAPCEVTVPAQNTGLGPEKTSFFQALGITTKISRGTIEILSDVQLIKTGDKVGASEATLLNMLNISPFSFGLVIQQVFDNGSIYNPEVLDITEESLHSHFLEGVHNVASVCLQIGYPTVASVPHSIINGYKRVLALSVETDYTFPLAEKVKAFLADPSAFVAAAPVAAATTAAPAAAAAAPAKVEAKEESEESDEDMGFGLFD, encoded by the coding sequence ATGCCCAGGGAAGACAGGGCGACCTGGAAGTCCAACTACTTCCTTAAGATCATCCAACTATTGGATGATTATCCGAAATGTTTCATCGTGGGAGCGGACAATGTGGGCTCCAAGCAGATGCAGCAGATCCGCATGTCCCTTCGAGGGAAGGCCGTGGTGCTGATGGGCAAGAACACCATGATGCGCAAGGCCATCCGAGGGCACCTGGAAAACAACCCAGCTCTGGAGAAACTGCTGCCTCATATCCGGGGGAATGTGGGCTTTGTGTTCACCAAGGAGGATCTCACTGAGATCAGGGACATGTTGCTGGCCAATAAGGTGCCAGCTGCTGCCCGTGCTGGTGCCATTGCTCCATGTGAAGTCACTGTGCCAGCCCAGAACACTGGACTCGGGCCCGAGAAGACCTCCTTTTTCCAGGCTTTAGGTATCACCACTAAAATCTCCAGGGGCACCATTGAAATCCTGAGTGATGTGCAGCTGATCAAGACTGGAGACAAAGTGGGAGCCAGCGAAGCCACACTGCTGAACATGCTCAACATCTCCCCCTTCTCCTTTGGGCTGGTCATCCAGCAGGTGTTTGACAATGGCAGCATCTACAATCCTGAAGTGCTTGACATCACAGAGGAAAGTCTGCATTCTCACTTCCTGGAGGGTGTCCACAATGTTGCCAGTGTCTGTCTGCAGATTGGCTACCCAACTGTTGCATCAGTACCCCATTCTATCATCAACGGGTACAAACGAGTCCTGGCCTTGTCTGTGGAGACGGATTACACCTTCCCACTTGCTGAAAAGGTCAAGGCCTTCTTGGCTGATCCATCTGCCTTTGTGGCTGCTGCCCCTGTGGCTGCTGCCACCacagctgctcctgctgctgctgctgcagccccaGCTAAGGTTGAAGCCAAGGAAGAGTCGGAGGAGTCGGACGAGGATATGGGATTTGGTCTCTTTGACTAA